From Prosthecobacter fusiformis, one genomic window encodes:
- a CDS encoding GxxExxY protein encodes MTIDQLTESVIGMAMEIHRLMGPGYNESIYHRSLEVELAAANIPFESEVPINVFYKGKIVGKFEADMVITIGKQLLIELKSCETIVKAHEAQTVNYLTATGIDDGLILNFGAPSLQFKRKFRLYRPRQSSNDPFDIQ; translated from the coding sequence ATGACGATTGACCAGCTCACCGAAAGCGTGATTGGCATGGCCATGGAGATTCACCGCCTGATGGGTCCTGGATACAACGAATCCATCTATCATCGAAGCCTGGAGGTGGAACTTGCCGCTGCCAACATTCCTTTTGAATCCGAGGTGCCAATCAATGTCTTTTATAAAGGTAAAATCGTCGGTAAATTTGAAGCCGACATGGTTATCACAATTGGTAAGCAGCTTCTGATTGAACTCAAATCCTGCGAAACCATCGTCAAGGCCCACGAAGCTCAGACAGTGAACTACCTCACCGCAACCGGCATAGATGACGGTCTCATTCTTAACTTCGGTGCCCCCAGCCTCCAATTTAAACGAAAATTCCGCCTCTACCGCCCCCGCCAATCGTCCAACGACCCCTTCGATATCCAATAA
- a CDS encoding vWA domain-containing protein: protein MNPTTETTLRFTGDYPALGICVLAVGLAAAMWFLYRRESRHLNGAARWLPATLRSAAVFILVLALSGPVLRKETTQRQLGRVILAVDTSASMKLEDEILSESAAGGPRVANSDSRLTRAEKMLLGGSTPLLKKLTETQDVELVLLRGQQTQRLWWNRQKGKDASGEMPTSFDVQADAPITNLDSSLRDALGTVTPGTALVVMTDGQHNGPGSPEEFATTMKQTGTPIFTVGFGSEVPPPDLSVLNVLTAESVFSEENLQGRVLISDSLPVGIPAQVRITSSGKVMWEQNFTGEGKGERRFDFSFPVKQLPEGAAQERDKTLRLLQVQVAVLGERSGLEKTRANNSREVALHLLTKKRKVLILDGRPRWETRYIHNHFDRDDRWEAKLVLDDYAEEPQNGALQKNFPKTLEELLRYDLVLLGDVSPARFNRMQTDWLMEFVEKRGGGLILIDGLRGNLKKWAEGNTAALMPVAWMPEANVSGAKITWALSTEGERESALRLSDSPSANSTLWPTLPEMRWASNVQAQPGATTLAYFQSGPNGAQGKPAAIFRPVGAGAVLYLGTDDLWRWRYQVGDLYHQRLWMQLAAWIAAPPFQAENKQISIGTDRMRYTPGEQSEIRVRIRNATGELVSQAEPRAFLLLDGKEVATLQLEPDPTHFGIYRALTPPLKAGAYEIAVAESPTAMQSDLRLSLRVADAGNPEWATLTMNRPLLEAMATTSGGRFLREEQAATELPNLLQTLDRKQTTVAETLLWSSWWWFGAVIVLLTAEWLLRKRMRLV from the coding sequence GTGAATCCAACCACCGAAACCACGCTCCGCTTCACGGGAGACTACCCTGCCCTGGGGATCTGTGTGCTGGCCGTCGGGCTTGCGGCGGCGATGTGGTTTTTGTATCGGCGTGAATCACGGCACCTTAACGGAGCGGCCCGCTGGCTGCCTGCGACACTGCGGTCGGCGGCCGTGTTTATTCTGGTGCTGGCGCTCTCCGGCCCCGTACTCAGAAAAGAAACGACACAACGGCAACTCGGGCGGGTAATCCTGGCGGTGGATACCTCCGCTAGCATGAAACTGGAGGATGAGATTTTGTCTGAATCAGCCGCCGGTGGCCCACGGGTGGCCAACAGCGACTCCCGCCTGACCCGTGCGGAAAAGATGCTGCTGGGCGGAAGCACTCCACTGCTGAAAAAGCTCACAGAGACACAGGATGTGGAACTGGTGCTGCTACGCGGCCAACAGACGCAGCGTCTTTGGTGGAACCGGCAAAAGGGCAAGGACGCCTCCGGTGAGATGCCAACCAGCTTTGACGTGCAGGCGGATGCGCCGATAACCAATCTGGACAGTTCTCTGCGGGATGCCTTGGGAACGGTGACTCCGGGAACGGCGCTGGTCGTGATGACCGACGGCCAGCACAACGGCCCGGGATCGCCCGAAGAATTTGCGACAACCATGAAGCAGACTGGAACCCCAATATTCACGGTCGGCTTTGGCAGCGAGGTGCCGCCGCCGGATCTGAGTGTGCTGAATGTGCTGACGGCAGAATCCGTTTTCAGTGAGGAGAATCTGCAGGGGCGGGTGCTGATCAGCGATTCCTTGCCCGTGGGCATTCCGGCGCAGGTTCGTATCACCAGCAGTGGCAAGGTCATGTGGGAGCAAAACTTCACGGGGGAAGGAAAAGGCGAGCGGCGTTTTGATTTCAGTTTTCCTGTCAAACAATTACCCGAAGGCGCAGCCCAGGAGCGGGACAAGACGCTACGTTTGCTCCAGGTGCAGGTGGCCGTACTGGGGGAGCGATCAGGCCTGGAAAAAACACGTGCTAACAACAGCCGCGAGGTGGCGCTGCATCTGCTGACGAAAAAACGCAAGGTGCTGATCCTGGACGGGCGCCCAAGGTGGGAGACGCGTTATATCCATAATCACTTTGACCGTGATGACCGTTGGGAGGCCAAGCTGGTGCTGGATGATTATGCGGAAGAGCCTCAGAACGGGGCGCTGCAAAAGAACTTTCCCAAGACGCTGGAAGAGCTGCTGAGATATGATCTGGTACTGCTGGGGGATGTATCCCCTGCGCGCTTCAATCGCATGCAGACGGACTGGCTCATGGAATTTGTGGAGAAGCGGGGTGGCGGGCTAATCCTCATCGACGGGCTGCGTGGAAATTTGAAAAAATGGGCAGAGGGAAACACTGCGGCGCTCATGCCCGTGGCCTGGATGCCAGAGGCGAATGTGTCCGGGGCAAAAATCACCTGGGCTTTGAGCACTGAAGGTGAACGTGAATCTGCCCTGCGGCTGAGCGATAGCCCAAGCGCCAACAGCACCCTTTGGCCAACACTGCCGGAGATGCGCTGGGCCTCCAATGTGCAGGCGCAGCCTGGTGCGACCACACTGGCTTATTTCCAATCTGGGCCGAACGGTGCCCAGGGCAAACCTGCTGCTATATTCCGTCCGGTGGGTGCAGGGGCAGTGCTTTACCTCGGCACGGATGACCTGTGGCGCTGGCGCTACCAGGTGGGGGATCTCTACCATCAGCGACTGTGGATGCAATTGGCCGCCTGGATCGCCGCGCCGCCTTTCCAAGCGGAGAACAAACAGATTTCCATCGGCACCGACAGGATGAGATATACGCCGGGGGAGCAGTCCGAAATCCGTGTGCGCATCCGCAATGCCACAGGTGAACTGGTGAGCCAGGCAGAGCCACGCGCTTTCCTGCTGCTGGATGGCAAAGAGGTGGCCACGCTGCAACTGGAGCCAGACCCGACCCACTTTGGCATCTACCGGGCACTGACGCCGCCCCTGAAGGCTGGTGCTTATGAGATCGCTGTCGCGGAAAGCCCGACGGCGATGCAGAGCGACCTGCGTCTCTCCCTGCGCGTGGCAGATGCTGGGAATCCTGAATGGGCGACCCTGACGATGAACCGCCCGCTGCTGGAGGCGATGGCCACGACATCCGGCGGGAGATTTTTACGTGAGGAGCAGGCGGCTACTGAGCTGCCCAATTTGCTCCAAACACTGGATCGCAAACAAACAACGGTGGCGGAAACGCTGCTGTGGTCAAGCTGGTGGTGGTTCGGCGCGGTCATCGTTTTATTAACGGCGGAATGGCTGCTACGGAAGAGAATGCGGCTGGTATAA
- a CDS encoding EF-hand domain-containing protein, with product MKSPKTTICLLGLLSISTTFSMAQEGERKGPPPGGEGGGNRLGEFLKRADANADGKISKEEFGTISRGGGDDRFAKMDANSDGFVDEAEMKAIGDKMREGMRGRPGGEGKGEGGFRRPPEGAPKPDGDRPGPDGGRRPEGGPPRGPGGPDGPGGAAMMDEVFGRMDKNSDGTVDKEEYVEFSKQEVENRFARADADADGKLTKEEMKAGMERMRNAMRGPGGPGGPGRDGGRGPGGPDGGPRRGGPEGGEGGFRRPPSQDGDKGSPRPEFEKEEAPKKEEAPAKAEA from the coding sequence ATGAAATCACCTAAAACAACCATCTGTCTTTTGGGTCTGCTCTCCATAAGCACGACTTTTTCCATGGCCCAAGAGGGCGAACGTAAGGGGCCTCCACCCGGAGGTGAGGGGGGCGGTAACCGTCTCGGCGAGTTCCTCAAGCGTGCCGATGCCAATGCTGACGGTAAGATCAGCAAAGAGGAGTTTGGCACTATCTCCCGCGGAGGCGGTGATGACCGTTTCGCCAAGATGGACGCCAACAGCGATGGCTTCGTGGATGAAGCAGAGATGAAAGCCATCGGCGACAAAATGCGTGAAGGCATGCGTGGTCGTCCAGGGGGTGAAGGCAAGGGTGAAGGTGGTTTCCGCCGTCCACCTGAAGGGGCCCCCAAACCTGATGGAGACCGTCCAGGACCCGATGGTGGTCGTCGTCCAGAAGGTGGACCTCCACGCGGTCCTGGTGGCCCGGATGGACCTGGCGGAGCCGCGATGATGGATGAAGTCTTTGGCCGCATGGACAAGAACAGTGACGGCACGGTGGACAAGGAAGAGTATGTCGAATTCTCCAAACAGGAGGTCGAGAACCGTTTCGCCCGTGCGGATGCTGATGCTGACGGCAAGCTCACCAAGGAAGAAATGAAGGCAGGCATGGAGCGGATGCGCAATGCGATGCGTGGCCCAGGCGGTCCTGGCGGACCAGGTCGTGACGGTGGTCGCGGCCCAGGCGGACCGGATGGCGGACCTCGCCGTGGCGGCCCCGAAGGTGGTGAAGGCGGCTTCCGTCGTCCACCTTCTCAGGACGGAGACAAGGGCAGCCCACGTCCTGAATTTGAAAAAGAAGAAGCCCCTAAAAAGGAGGAAGCTCCAGCCAAGGCCGAAGCATAA
- the ahcY gene encoding adenosylhomocysteinase gives MSDYKVKDIGLADFGRKELDIAESEMPGLMATREKYGPKKPLAGVRITGSLHMTIQTGVLIETLKELGADVRWASCNIFSTQDHAAAGIAATGTPVFAWKGETLEEYWWCTWKAIIFPGDKGPELIVDDGGDVTLLIHKGYEMENGDDWVNTPSDNHEVKVIKDLLKDIAKNQPGIFHTIVKDLKGVSEETTTGVHRLYEMAKAGKLLFPAINVNDSVTKSKFDNLYGCRESLLDGIKRATDVMIAGKVGVVCGYGDVGKGCAAALRGMGAQVIVTEIDPVCALQAAMEGHRVMPIEDTLGYGDIYVTTTGNKDIITLEHMEKMKDQAIVCNIGHFDNEIQVDKLNARSDVKRLNIKPQVDKYTFPAGNSIFMLAEGRLVNLGCATGHPSFVMSNSFTNQTLAQIELWETKDSRPIGVTVLPKKLDEEVARLHLAKIGVKLTVLSKDQADYIGVPVEGPYKTDHYRY, from the coding sequence ATGTCCGACTATAAAGTAAAAGACATCGGCCTTGCCGATTTTGGCCGCAAGGAACTCGACATCGCCGAAAGCGAAATGCCAGGACTCATGGCCACCCGTGAGAAATATGGTCCGAAGAAGCCCCTCGCTGGCGTTCGTATCACAGGTTCCCTGCACATGACCATCCAGACGGGTGTGCTGATCGAAACGCTGAAGGAGCTGGGTGCTGACGTGCGCTGGGCTTCCTGCAACATTTTCTCCACCCAGGACCACGCTGCGGCGGGCATCGCTGCCACTGGCACACCTGTTTTCGCCTGGAAGGGTGAGACGCTGGAAGAATACTGGTGGTGCACCTGGAAGGCCATCATCTTCCCAGGAGACAAAGGCCCGGAACTGATCGTGGACGATGGCGGCGACGTGACCCTCCTGATCCACAAGGGTTATGAAATGGAAAACGGTGACGATTGGGTGAACACCCCTTCGGACAACCACGAAGTGAAGGTCATCAAGGACCTGCTGAAGGACATCGCCAAGAACCAGCCCGGCATTTTCCACACGATCGTCAAGGATCTCAAAGGCGTCTCCGAAGAGACCACCACCGGTGTGCATCGCCTCTATGAAATGGCCAAGGCAGGCAAGCTGCTTTTCCCTGCGATCAACGTGAACGACAGCGTCACGAAGTCCAAGTTCGACAACCTCTACGGCTGCCGGGAGTCCCTTCTGGACGGCATCAAGCGCGCCACGGATGTGATGATCGCCGGCAAGGTCGGCGTCGTCTGCGGTTATGGCGATGTGGGCAAAGGCTGTGCCGCTGCCCTGCGCGGCATGGGTGCCCAGGTCATCGTGACGGAAATCGACCCTGTGTGTGCCCTTCAGGCCGCCATGGAAGGTCACCGCGTGATGCCGATTGAGGACACCCTTGGTTATGGCGATATCTACGTCACCACTACGGGCAACAAGGACATCATCACCCTGGAGCACATGGAGAAGATGAAGGACCAGGCCATCGTTTGTAACATCGGTCACTTCGATAATGAGATCCAGGTGGACAAACTGAACGCCCGTTCTGACGTCAAGCGTCTGAACATCAAGCCTCAGGTCGATAAGTACACCTTCCCTGCTGGCAACAGCATCTTCATGCTGGCTGAAGGCCGCCTCGTGAACCTCGGCTGCGCCACTGGCCACCCGAGCTTCGTGATGAGCAACAGCTTCACCAACCAGACTCTGGCCCAGATCGAGCTTTGGGAAACCAAGGACAGCCGCCCAATCGGCGTAACCGTGCTGCCGAAGAAGCTGGACGAAGAAGTCGCCCGCCTGCACTTGGCCAAGATCGGCGTCAAGCTGACCGTGCTTTCCAAGGATCAGGCCGACTACATCGGCGTGCCGGTTGAAGGGCCTTACAAGACGGATCATTACCGGTATTAA
- the pheS gene encoding phenylalanine--tRNA ligase subunit alpha has product MLAQLDSLKTEALATLDTLSDEAALESFRIDYLGKKGKLTALSAGMRDVSPDLKKEVGAKLNEVREAITGGLTSRQEALQSAKDAASVAGIDLSLPGRPGSGVGTLHPLTQIRDLAVRTLRRVGFTLADGPEIETEWHCFDALNTPADHPARNESDTFYLPDGRLLRTHTSSVQIRTMETAKSLPIRVIAPGAAYRRDEIDATHLSVFNQIEALYVDKDVSLADLKGTLEFFFREVFGPKTVVRFRPHFFPFTEPSFEIDVKLEAKGKEARWIEIAGCGMVDPAVFAEVSKKRGDTLFDPEQVTGFAFGMGLDRLAMILHGISDIRHLIENDARFLQQF; this is encoded by the coding sequence ATGCTCGCACAACTTGACTCCCTTAAAACCGAAGCCCTCGCCACGCTCGATACCCTGTCCGATGAAGCCGCGCTGGAGTCCTTCCGCATTGATTACCTGGGCAAAAAAGGCAAACTGACCGCCCTCAGCGCAGGCATGAGAGATGTTTCGCCCGATCTCAAAAAGGAAGTCGGGGCCAAGCTCAATGAAGTGCGCGAGGCCATCACCGGAGGTCTCACCAGTCGCCAGGAGGCCCTGCAATCCGCCAAGGATGCCGCCTCTGTCGCTGGTATTGACCTCAGTCTCCCGGGTCGTCCTGGCTCGGGCGTCGGCACATTGCACCCGCTCACCCAGATCCGCGACCTCGCCGTGCGCACCCTGCGCCGCGTCGGTTTCACCCTGGCAGACGGACCTGAGATCGAGACCGAGTGGCATTGCTTTGATGCCTTAAACACCCCTGCCGATCACCCCGCCCGCAACGAGAGCGATACCTTCTATCTCCCCGATGGACGCCTTCTGCGCACTCATACCTCCAGCGTACAGATTCGCACCATGGAGACGGCGAAGTCCCTGCCGATTCGCGTGATTGCCCCCGGTGCTGCCTACCGTCGCGATGAGATTGACGCTACCCACCTCAGCGTCTTCAACCAAATTGAAGCCCTCTATGTGGATAAAGACGTGAGCTTGGCCGACCTCAAAGGCACGCTCGAATTCTTCTTCCGAGAAGTCTTCGGCCCCAAAACTGTCGTCCGTTTCCGCCCTCACTTTTTCCCTTTCACCGAACCCAGCTTCGAGATTGATGTGAAGCTGGAAGCCAAAGGAAAAGAAGCCCGCTGGATCGAGATCGCCGGTTGCGGCATGGTGGATCCCGCCGTCTTCGCCGAAGTCAGCAAAAAACGCGGCGATACCCTCTTCGATCCTGAGCAAGTCACCGGCTTCGCCTTCGGCATGGGCCTCGACCGCCTCGCCATGATCCTCCACGGCATCTCCGACATCCGCCACCTCATCGAAAACGACGCCCGCTTCCTCCAGCAGTTTTAA
- a CDS encoding phosphoglycerate dehydrogenase — MRVLLTTTSYQDTPGDHHALLESQGFEIHRERGPLPESKMLELAGDFDAFLCGDDEITSAVLDKALPRLRVISKYGIGLDKINVEDCTARKLPVLFTPGVNHTTVAEHTFCLLLALVRNLVDSANSVRAGQWKRVTGNEIWNKKIGIVGLGRIGQEVAKRAIAFGMEVHGMDIYWPEAFAKENNVTRHETIESLIASIDVLSLHANLSESTRHLVRADRIALAKPGLLVINTSRAELVHMPDMIAALDAGTVGGYGTDVLDEEPPPADHPLLKHPRALITPHIGSRTYESVPRQAMRATLNLVNYLNGEKDVIQANKF, encoded by the coding sequence ATGCGCGTTCTGCTCACCACCACCAGTTACCAAGACACCCCCGGCGACCATCATGCTTTGCTCGAGTCGCAGGGCTTTGAGATCCATCGTGAACGTGGCCCTCTTCCTGAGAGCAAGATGCTGGAACTCGCTGGCGACTTTGATGCCTTTCTCTGTGGTGACGACGAAATCACCTCCGCCGTTCTCGACAAAGCACTGCCCCGTCTCCGCGTCATCAGCAAATACGGCATCGGTCTGGACAAGATCAATGTGGAAGACTGCACCGCACGCAAACTGCCCGTCCTCTTCACCCCCGGTGTCAACCACACCACCGTAGCGGAGCACACCTTCTGCCTCCTCCTCGCCCTCGTTCGCAATCTCGTGGACAGCGCCAATTCCGTCCGTGCCGGTCAGTGGAAGCGTGTTACTGGCAATGAGATCTGGAATAAAAAGATCGGCATCGTCGGTCTCGGCCGCATTGGCCAGGAAGTGGCCAAACGCGCCATCGCCTTCGGCATGGAAGTCCACGGCATGGACATCTACTGGCCCGAGGCTTTCGCCAAAGAAAACAACGTCACCCGTCACGAGACCATCGAGAGCCTCATCGCCTCCATTGATGTCCTCAGCCTACACGCCAATCTCAGCGAAAGCACCCGCCACCTCGTGCGTGCCGACCGCATCGCTCTGGCCAAACCCGGCCTCCTGGTGATCAACACCTCCCGTGCCGAACTCGTGCACATGCCAGACATGATTGCTGCCCTGGATGCCGGAACCGTCGGCGGATACGGAACCGACGTTCTCGATGAAGAACCACCACCGGCTGACCATCCTCTGCTGAAGCATCCGAGGGCGCTCATCACCCCGCACATCGGCTCCCGCACCTATGAAAGCGTCCCCCGCCAGGCCATGCGCGCCACTCTCAATCTGGTGAATTACCTCAATGGCGAAAAGGACGTCATCCAGGCCAACAAGTTTTAG
- a CDS encoding S41 family peptidase, which yields MKKMLACLLLAGTALAEDSSPQGVTALPEKVESVSQAAVQSAFQILRSEYIRGDDLTFDELNRAAFQGLLERMELGAELVSKVDAERPLMKRGVLSEMLTPEISYLRPLSFAEEEVPQLETQLKKNVQEKVPYLILDLRSPAPAGEFTTAAGMLNLFLPRGELLFKLKQVGREDAQLFIANRDPIWTQPLIVLVDAETCNLGETIAAVLQDRKQALVIGGKTRGATVRYETLPLDGQWLLRFASAEMLLSGDRALFRQGLQPDFPLDLPTASKRQIFDAAGPVKERLFDQSRIRYNEAALISRKNPELDSYIRRSAGEILTDDRPALRDTVLQRAVDMLSSHTHLHNNRLKWPTVKSRQPASTPPTVKKAQPVTPP from the coding sequence ATGAAAAAAATGCTCGCGTGCCTTTTGCTCGCCGGGACAGCCCTCGCGGAGGACTCCTCACCTCAGGGCGTGACGGCTCTTCCAGAAAAGGTGGAATCCGTGTCACAGGCAGCGGTTCAATCCGCCTTTCAGATTCTGCGCAGCGAATACATTCGCGGGGACGATCTAACCTTTGATGAGCTAAACCGTGCCGCGTTTCAGGGCCTCCTGGAACGCATGGAACTGGGGGCCGAACTTGTCAGCAAAGTGGATGCTGAAAGGCCGTTGATGAAGCGCGGAGTCCTTTCCGAAATGCTCACCCCCGAGATATCTTACCTGCGGCCCTTGAGCTTTGCTGAAGAAGAGGTCCCTCAACTGGAAACTCAGTTAAAAAAGAACGTCCAGGAAAAAGTCCCCTACTTGATTCTCGACCTGCGCAGCCCTGCCCCTGCCGGGGAATTCACCACCGCCGCAGGAATGCTGAACCTGTTTTTACCACGCGGCGAACTGCTCTTTAAATTGAAGCAGGTCGGTCGGGAGGATGCCCAGCTTTTCATCGCCAACCGCGATCCCATATGGACACAACCGCTCATCGTCTTGGTAGATGCAGAAACCTGCAATCTGGGCGAAACCATCGCCGCAGTTCTTCAGGATCGCAAACAAGCCCTCGTCATCGGTGGCAAGACTCGCGGTGCCACTGTGCGCTATGAAACCCTCCCCCTCGATGGTCAGTGGTTGCTGCGTTTTGCCAGCGCCGAGATGCTGTTGTCTGGAGACCGCGCCCTCTTCCGACAGGGGTTACAGCCCGATTTCCCATTAGACCTGCCGACCGCTTCCAAGCGCCAAATTTTCGACGCCGCCGGTCCGGTCAAGGAACGTCTTTTCGACCAAAGCCGCATTCGCTACAATGAAGCCGCCTTGATCTCCCGGAAGAATCCCGAACTGGATTCTTACATCCGCCGCAGCGCAGGCGAGATCCTCACCGATGACCGTCCCGCCCTGCGGGATACCGTCTTGCAGCGCGCCGTGGACATGCTCAGTTCTCATACCCATCTACATAACAATCGCCTCAAATGGCCTACCGTGAAATCTCGCCAGCCAGCCAGCACCCCGCCGACCGTCAAAAAGGCGCAACCCGTCACGCCCCCATGA
- the pheT gene encoding phenylalanine--tRNA ligase subunit beta — translation MQVSLSWLSTHLDLSAYSTAQLSDLLTFAGIEVEGIEETGIASDKVVVAQIDSFVQHPNADKLSVCQVDDGSGTLRQIVCGAKNFKQGDKVPLALPGAILPGGFNIKEGKLRDVVSNGMMCSGKEIGLGEDTGGLLILDPSLPTGKPLKEIMASDTVFDLEITPNRSDLLSHLGLARELSALTGLPLKGTRDHTAADSKTRPAQENEVTLQATDGCPYYTARIIKGIKVAPSPDWLKARLESIGLRPINNIVDITNYVLMEMGQPLHAFDLDKLQGGIIVRRAAEGEKILALDGTEPALLPEDLVIADSQRPIAIAGVMGGEETGVTEGTVNMLLESAYFAPSGIRRTSRRLGIHSDSSYRFERGCDPHQVQGASDLAVKMILEIAGGQAEETIAVAGVAPVLVQDVTLDEDRAHRLLGIPDLKAEEAHAILTKLGLTKIGGDASKTVWTIPSYRLDLVRSVDLVEEVARVVGLDRVPSRFTAVMASGDATDRQYDHVMQIRQALANRGLNEAQTLRLISTAQISDSLGNANPAAVSVALKNPLSEDLTTLRPSLIPGLLATAALNNRQGAQRLRFFESGRVFLKLPNGQTREEDRLAILLSGPVSASSWHSREPKTADIFDLRGLVEALPGVTTLDTKPLTDNGTFLLHSELKVGNRVLGWIAQLHPARARQLDARNLVYVVELLLSALRQGSTGPAKFEELPRYPSVTRDVAFELPADLPNTKVSAFFTGIKEPLLIKADLFDVFSDSTGTKLATDRKSVAWTLTYRASDKTLETSEVDTTHARILAALEKALPATIRR, via the coding sequence ATGCAAGTTTCCCTCTCCTGGCTCAGCACACATCTTGACCTTAGCGCTTACTCCACGGCCCAGCTTTCGGACCTCTTAACCTTCGCCGGCATTGAGGTGGAAGGCATTGAGGAAACCGGCATTGCCTCCGACAAGGTAGTCGTCGCGCAGATTGACTCCTTTGTGCAGCACCCAAATGCAGACAAGCTCAGCGTCTGCCAAGTGGATGACGGCTCCGGCACGCTGCGCCAGATCGTCTGTGGGGCCAAGAACTTCAAGCAGGGCGACAAAGTCCCCCTTGCTCTCCCCGGTGCTATTCTTCCCGGCGGTTTCAACATCAAAGAAGGCAAACTTCGTGATGTCGTCTCCAACGGCATGATGTGCAGCGGCAAGGAAATCGGCCTTGGCGAAGACACCGGCGGCTTGCTCATTCTTGACCCCTCGCTGCCTACCGGCAAGCCACTGAAGGAAATCATGGCATCGGACACGGTCTTCGATCTCGAGATCACTCCGAACCGTTCCGACCTCCTCAGCCACCTCGGCCTGGCCCGCGAGCTTTCCGCCCTCACTGGCCTGCCCCTGAAGGGCACCCGCGACCACACTGCTGCTGACTCTAAAACCCGGCCCGCCCAGGAAAATGAAGTCACCCTTCAAGCTACCGACGGCTGCCCGTATTACACCGCCCGCATCATCAAAGGCATCAAAGTCGCTCCAAGCCCGGACTGGCTCAAAGCCCGCCTGGAAAGCATCGGTCTGCGCCCCATCAATAACATCGTGGACATCACCAACTATGTCCTCATGGAAATGGGCCAGCCCCTGCATGCCTTCGATCTCGATAAACTCCAGGGAGGCATCATCGTTCGCCGTGCCGCCGAAGGTGAAAAGATTCTCGCTTTGGACGGCACCGAGCCTGCATTGCTCCCGGAAGACCTTGTCATCGCCGATAGCCAGCGCCCCATCGCCATTGCCGGCGTTATGGGCGGTGAGGAAACCGGCGTGACCGAGGGCACCGTCAATATGCTTCTGGAGAGCGCCTACTTTGCACCTTCAGGCATCCGCCGCACCTCCCGTCGCCTCGGCATTCATTCCGATTCCAGCTATCGCTTTGAGCGCGGCTGCGATCCCCATCAGGTCCAGGGTGCCTCCGATCTTGCCGTGAAGATGATCCTCGAAATCGCAGGTGGTCAGGCTGAGGAAACCATCGCAGTGGCTGGAGTAGCTCCAGTCCTGGTTCAAGACGTGACCCTGGATGAAGATCGTGCACATCGTTTGTTAGGCATTCCAGATCTGAAAGCCGAAGAAGCTCACGCTATTCTGACCAAGCTTGGCTTGACCAAGATCGGTGGCGATGCCTCAAAAACCGTCTGGACCATCCCCAGCTATCGCCTGGATCTTGTACGCAGTGTTGACCTCGTCGAAGAGGTCGCACGTGTTGTCGGTCTGGACCGCGTGCCTTCGCGTTTCACCGCTGTCATGGCCAGCGGCGATGCCACTGACCGTCAATATGACCACGTCATGCAGATCCGCCAGGCCCTGGCTAACCGTGGCTTGAACGAAGCCCAGACTCTGCGCCTCATCTCCACCGCCCAGATCAGCGACAGCCTCGGCAATGCCAACCCTGCCGCTGTCAGCGTGGCCCTGAAGAACCCCCTCAGCGAAGACCTGACCACTCTCCGCCCAAGTCTTATTCCTGGCCTGCTCGCCACCGCCGCGCTGAACAACCGCCAGGGTGCCCAGCGTCTGCGCTTCTTTGAATCTGGACGTGTCTTCTTAAAGCTGCCCAATGGCCAGACCCGTGAAGAAGACCGCCTGGCCATCCTCCTCAGCGGTCCCGTCTCCGCCAGCTCCTGGCACTCTCGCGAGCCAAAGACCGCTGACATTTTCGATCTGCGCGGCCTTGTGGAAGCACTCCCAGGCGTCACCACATTGGACACCAAGCCGCTCACTGATAACGGCACCTTCTTGCTCCACAGTGAATTGAAAGTGGGCAATCGTGTCCTTGGCTGGATTGCTCAATTGCATCCCGCCCGCGCCCGCCAGCTGGATGCGCGCAACCTTGTTTATGTGGTTGAACTTCTCCTCAGCGCTCTGCGTCAGGGCAGCACAGGTCCAGCCAAGTTTGAGGAACTGCCGCGCTATCCATCCGTCACGCGCGACGTCGCTTTCGAGCTTCCGGCCGATCTGCCTAACACCAAGGTTAGTGCCTTCTTCACCGGTATCAAAGAGCCTCTGCTCATCAAAGCAGATCTCTTTGATGTCTTTTCAGACTCCACCGGTACCAAGCTCGCAACCGACCGTAAATCTGTCGCCTGGACTCTCACTTACCGCGCTTCTGACAAGACCCTTGAGACATCCGAAGTGGACACCACCCACGCCCGGATTCTAGCTGCCTTGGAAAAAGCGCTGCCCGCCACCATCCGGCGTTAA